One Archangium violaceum genomic window, GATCCGGGGCAGCGATCCCACGTATGTCGACGACTTCTGGAGCAAGCCGGGGTACCTCGGTACGGAGCAGTCGGCCCTCGGCGATCTATTTCGTGCCGCCAGGATCGACCGCATCGCCACCATCACCGAGGTCAACCGGAACGCACAGAACGTACCGACACGCCTGTCCCTCGATAGCGTGCCAGCGGTCCCGACGACAACCGGTCTCGACTACACGCTCTACGCAGCCGACGGCACGACGAAGGTCGGGACCCTGTCGGGTTCACTGGACCCGGCCACGAAGGTCTTCACCCTCGGGAGCGGGAACCCCGCCAGCGTGCTGAGCGCCATCGGCACCGGAGCCAGGCTGCGGATCGACAACCGGTGGTCTCTCGCGCTGCTCTCGTACCATCGGCACCAGGTTCCGACGCGGCCGGGCTTCTCCGCTTGGAACCAGTTCAGGGCACCTGACGGAACATTGCTCTACCCTCAGCGTCCCATCGAGATTGGCCCGATCATCTCCCGCGGCGTGACCGATGGCGGTACGCACACCGGAATGATCCATGGCAAGGTCATCGTGGTCGCCAACCTGCTCGACACCGACGCCTACCCCTGGCATGCCGATTGGTACAGCGCGAGGGTGAGGGAGTCCCTCGGCGCGCGCTACGACGACAACTTCCGGCTCTGGTACAACGACAATGCGGATCATATCGGTCCCCGCACTGCCCGTCTCGTGCAGTACCACGGCATCCTCCAGCAGGCACTTCGGGACGTGAGCGCCTGGGCGGAGAGGGGCGTGGCGCCCGCGCGATCGACCCGTTACGACGTGGTCTACAGTCAGATCCGGGTGCCGGAGAACGCCGCGGCGCGCCAAGGTATCCAGCCCGTCGTCGAGCTGACCGCCAACGGCGCTGCCCGGATCGACGTCGCCGCCGGCCAGACCGTCACCTTCGTGGCGAAGATCCAGGTCCCACCAGGGGCCGGCAAGGTCGTGGGCACCGAGTGGGATTTCGTCGGCACTGGCAACTTCACGGCATCGCCCTTCGGAAGCCCCAGTCGGACGGTGAAGGTATCGGCGACATTCACCTATACCACGCCTGGTACCTACTTCCCGGCGCTGCGAGTGACAGCCCAGCGTGAGGGGGACACGAGCACGCCCTTCGCGAAGGTCCAGAACCTGGGTCGCGTTCGCGTCGTGGTCCACTAAGCGGTTCGTCTCAGCAGCGGCAGGGGCGAGAGCCCCTTGCCCCGGACATGCCAGAGGTGGATGTCACTGCCGTCCACCTCACACAGGAATTAATCAATCCCCCAGCGCGGAGACGTCCGGGCAGGCGGAGGCATTGCCCACCTCGTCCGTAGCGCTCTTCCTGTAGGTGACACGGAAGCTGGCATCCCAACATTCGACCAGGGTGGCGGTGGAGCCCGCGGGCACGTCTCCGCCTGTCGCCTCCAGGATTCCGATGCCCCCCTGGTCTCGCGTCCAGCGGCTGAGGGCGACCACCTTCTCCTTCTGTCCACCGGGGACGAGGTCGATGTCCTCACTCTGGAACCTCATTTCACCCAGGCCGTCAGGAAGCTCGCGGTAGGCGTAGCGCTGCCTGGCCTCACTCGAAGTGGCAGTCGGTACGAAGTCCATCCGCACGCTCATGGGCGGCGCACTCGTCTGGTAGTCGATGTCCACCCGCTCCAGGCCCGAGAGCCAGGGCTCGTCGATGCCGTGGTTCCTTATCTCCGCCGTGAGGATGCTCAACGTCCCCTTTCCCTTGCGGAGCCCTCCGTCCGGTTGGGCACTGCCCTCCGCGATGGGCCACCACGCTCCCTCGTTCGAACCCATGGGGCGAAACTCGAGTCTGTATTGGAAGCCCTCGGGCTTGCGCTCCATCTTGAGTCGCATCTCGACGCCGGGATGGCTCGGGTTTTCCATGGGTCCCCAGATTCGGAGCGTCGGCGCGCGTGTCGTCGGAGAATCCTTTCGGAGCTCCTCCATGAGGAAGAGCCCTTCGGCGGGCATCTTGTTGAAGCCATCCGCGACCTGGCGGGTGTTCGCGTAGAGCTGGGAGAGCTCACCCAGGGCCAGTCCCATTCTCTCGAAACTCTCGGCTCCGGGCAGCTTGGCGGACAGGTCCTCTCGTGCCGGCAGCGCATTGAGGAACTCGAGATCGCCGTTGGAGAAATTCCCACCGCACGCGGTGGCGAGGCAGCCCAGAAGGAGAAGCCTGGTCCGCATCATGTCTTTCCTTTCAGAGGCGGTACTTCACTTGCATCATGAACTCCCAGTACCCGAGGGAGCGCTGAGAATCGACGTTGTAGAAGAAGTAGTGGACGCGGGTGCTCCCGTTGAACTCGAAGCGGTTCGAGAACCGCCAGCGAAAGCCGGTCACGAGACCTGGGGTGAGCACTCCATACTTTTGATCCGGGAAGCTCGCGTCCTCGAAGTCTCGGCGCATGGCGTTGTAGGCGAGCCGGGGTCCGATGATGAGAGACACGCGGCCCAGGGGCCACTCGGCCACCAGCGAGGTGCCCACGGTCAGCAGCGAATAGCGGTAGCGCGGTACCGAGAGGGTGGGGAGCTCCAGCGTGGCATTCTTCGTGCCGAGGGCCAGGTCGACGGTCCAACTCCAGCCCTCGCGCAAGTAGTCGTGCAGGCTCACCTCCAGGCCCATCATGGGCGTGTAGGGGAAGAGGCTCTCGCGGGTGGGGGCATCGAAGAAGGCCTGATGTCCGAGGGAGAGACCCACCGTCCAATATGAGCGGGGATCGCGCCACCGGGAAGGCACGCCCTTCACCGGATCATCCGAGAAGGGCGTGTCCCGCAGCTGCGACTCGTCGAGCACCGTGGTGGACCCGCGCCGGACCTCGGCCTCGCCCACGCGCAGCCGGTCCGCCATCCTCCGCTTCACCGTATACGTGCCCGGGGCCAGGGCGAGCTTCCGCTCGGAGTCCGAGGCCTTGTGCAGCTCCGCCACCACGAGGCCACGCGGGTTCACGAAGTAATAGTCCCCCGCAGGCGCGGTGCGAGGCACCAGCAGCCCCTCGTTGCTCCCTCGCACATCCGTCAATACCAGGTCGCCCTGGCCCGCCAGGTCGTAGCTGAAGGTCGGGTGCTGGGGACCGGCGCTGCTGTCCGCGGTGTCCGCCACGGTGCGGGCATAGGCATGGGAGTAGGCCTCGAAGAGTGTCACCTGGCCCTCCCCGGAACGGTCCGCGTCCCCCATCAGCCCGCTGGCCAGGTGGTGGGAGAAATAGCTGCCGCCCAGCAGGTCCGACTCCTGCGAATCCTCGTTCGCCGAGCTGGAGGTGAGGATGACGAGCCCCCGGCTTTCGTGCACGGCGTCCGTGTCGATGGCGAAAGCCGGAGCGCGCCGGGCTCCCTTCGTCCGCGTGAGTGCCCCGGAGCGGCACGAGTCCAGGATGGCGATGCGGATGTCCACGGGCGTCGCCGTCAGCCGGCGCTTCAGCGTCTCCAGCTCCAGCGCGCTGTCTCCCATCCGCAGCGAGCCGTCCTTCGCATGGCCCGAGTAGTAGACGATGAGCGAGGTGCGTTCACCCCGGGCCCGTGCCTCTCGTGCGCGCGCTTCCAGCCTGGAGATCGCCTGGAGGAAGTCCTCCGCGGTCTCGTCCAGCAGCAGCCGCGCATCGCCAGGCTCCACTCCGCCCAGCCGCACCAGGAGGTCGTGCATCTTGCGCGCATCGTCCCTCGCGAAGCGCAGGGGCCGGGTGTTCGCACCGCCCTCGTCGTTGCCCGCCACCAGCGCGAAGCGGCGCAGCGGTTGTGCCTGCACGGCCGTTGCCAGCAACAACCCCAGGACGAGCACCCGGGCAGGGTCCGTCAATCGTCTCATGGCTTGCGCAGGAGCCAGTGGATCTCCTCGCCCTCCACGCCCAGCGTGGACATGGTCTCCACCTTGCCTCCCGCGGCCTCCCAGGCCCGCCGTGCCGCCGCTTGCACGATCTCCACACTCAACGGCTTCTCGGAAAGCACGAGCACCACCCGCTCATGGCCCGTGCCCGTGAACTGCACGCTCTCCGGCAGCCAGTGTCTCCCGGCTCCTGCCTCGACAGGGAGGCTCATTCCGAGCGCGGAGTAGAGCTCCGACACCTCGCCGGTATCGTCCACGGACACCGCCATCACGTACGGGTAGGGCCCCGCCACGTACCCCAGTCGTACCCGCTCGCCCGGCAGGAGCTCCTCGGTGTCACCGGGCAGGACGGCGCGCTGGGGCCCATCGCCGCCGATGCGCAGCTCCGCGGAGGCTCCGCCCTTGAGCCGGTTGAGGGAAGGAGAGGGCGACAGCAGCGGACGGACCCCCACCGCCAGCAGGACCGTGGCCGCCACCGCGACCAGCAAGCCATTGAACCGGGGCCGTGAAGGCGCCGCTGTCGGTTCGCGCATGGCTCGCTCCACGCCGGCAGCGAATCGCTCGAAGGGAACCTCCTCCTCGAAGCGGGTCTGGTCCGCCTCGAGGCCCTTCATCACCTCGTGACACTCCGGGCACGAGGACACATGCGCCTGGGCCTGCTGGGTCTCCGGGCCGGGAAGCTCTCCGGCGTGCAGCCGCCGCAGCGTCCATTCCGACGGGTGACCGCTCATGGGGCCTTCAGCTCCTCGTTCGTCAAGGCTGCGAATCGTTCCAGCCGCTTGCGCACCGTGGGTACCGAGCGCTCCAGTATCGCGGCCACCTCTTCCAGCGTCATTCCGTCCACCCAGTAGTGCACCACCGCCGCCTGCGTCTCCAGGTCCACCCGGGAGAGAAGCGACCGCACCAGCTCCCGCGCCTCCATCTTCTGCTCTCCCCCATCTCCCTCGGGACGGGCCCGCGCGTCCCGCTCGAACCAGCGCCGCCAGGGGGCCCGCTCCGCGCGCAGTTGGTTGAGGCAGAGGTGGGTGGCGATCTTCATCAACCACGCCAGCGACGAGGATCCGGCGCGGAGCTCGTCCGCGTGGGTGATGGCGCGGGCGAACACCTCCTGCGTCGCGTCCTCGGCCTTCGTGGCGTCCTTCAACAGGTAGCGGCAGCGCCCGTACACGCTGCCGCCATACGCCGTGTACAGCTCGCGCAGGAACTCGCTTCGGTCCTTCTTCCCTCCGGTGATGGCCTTCAAGGCGGGTGGGGTGGGTCCTGCCACGAACTGCCTCGTCTCGCTGCGGGGATAGGGGGCCCGGAGCTTACAACGAGGAGTCGGTTGGCGTAGTGAGGATACGGCGGTTGGCAAGCTAGCGTCCCAGCACTCGTGTTCCTCCCAGCGATAGCCCGTGGACATCGCTCGTGAAGGTGAGCGCCGGCCGCTCTACCCGGGGAGGGTCGTTCACCCGTAGGGACACAGCAGGGCCCTGAAACAGAAAAGCCGATCTTCATGGGCATGGCTTCCTGGAAAAAGGGCATCGCGATTTTTCATTTGAACGCGGTTGGCGTGTCTCTCCACCAGAACCTTCTTCCACTCATGAGGAGCACTGGTGCTTCGACGACTCATTCTGGCAGCCACCCTCTGCCTTGCGGGGGGGGCGTTGGCCAAACCTCCCGCGGGAGGCGTGTTCTGCTCCACCTATCCTTCGGCGCCCGCGTGCACGGGACAGCAGCCGTCCTGCAACTACTGTCACGTCGCGCCACCCCAGCGAAACGTCTTCGGCGCCGGGCTGGA contains:
- a CDS encoding PKD domain-containing protein translates to MWVSADCVDPLYNRPVIDSQTDLTTPVPHFKVSGHFEGTDKRFNFYFPKSQWEGRFFNLVYPLQDENATDEDVSFGADSGAYTVQTNGGGGYRVDAAAAKFSKTVAASYYGSSRRIHGYIYGGSGGSFQTLGAIENSAEVWDGAVPFIPGVPTSIPNDFFIRAFARFVLEDKAPRIASAVSPGGSGNPYAGLDDVERAVLLEVTRLGIPLRAWEDFAYVLGLNDPQGLLGFGNVIRGSDPTYVDDFWSKPGYLGTEQSALGDLFRAARIDRIATITEVNRNAQNVPTRLSLDSVPAVPTTTGLDYTLYAADGTTKVGTLSGSLDPATKVFTLGSGNPASVLSAIGTGARLRIDNRWSLALLSYHRHQVPTRPGFSAWNQFRAPDGTLLYPQRPIEIGPIISRGVTDGGTHTGMIHGKVIVVANLLDTDAYPWHADWYSARVRESLGARYDDNFRLWYNDNADHIGPRTARLVQYHGILQQALRDVSAWAERGVAPARSTRYDVVYSQIRVPENAAARQGIQPVVELTANGAARIDVAAGQTVTFVAKIQVPPGAGKVVGTEWDFVGTGNFTASPFGSPSRTVKVSATFTYTTPGTYFPALRVTAQREGDTSTPFAKVQNLGRVRVVVH
- a CDS encoding caspase family protein, with the translated sequence MRRLTDPARVLVLGLLLATAVQAQPLRRFALVAGNDEGGANTRPLRFARDDARKMHDLLVRLGGVEPGDARLLLDETAEDFLQAISRLEARAREARARGERTSLIVYYSGHAKDGSLRMGDSALELETLKRRLTATPVDIRIAILDSCRSGALTRTKGARRAPAFAIDTDAVHESRGLVILTSSSANEDSQESDLLGGSYFSHHLASGLMGDADRSGEGQVTLFEAYSHAYARTVADTADSSAGPQHPTFSYDLAGQGDLVLTDVRGSNEGLLVPRTAPAGDYYFVNPRGLVVAELHKASDSERKLALAPGTYTVKRRMADRLRVGEAEVRRGSTTVLDESQLRDTPFSDDPVKGVPSRWRDPRSYWTVGLSLGHQAFFDAPTRESLFPYTPMMGLEVSLHDYLREGWSWTVDLALGTKNATLELPTLSVPRYRYSLLTVGTSLVAEWPLGRVSLIIGPRLAYNAMRRDFEDASFPDQKYGVLTPGLVTGFRWRFSNRFEFNGSTRVHYFFYNVDSQRSLGYWEFMMQVKYRL
- a CDS encoding ACP synthase; the encoded protein is MSGHPSEWTLRRLHAGELPGPETQQAQAHVSSCPECHEVMKGLEADQTRFEEEVPFERFAAGVERAMREPTAAPSRPRFNGLLVAVAATVLLAVGVRPLLSPSPSLNRLKGGASAELRIGGDGPQRAVLPGDTEELLPGERVRLGYVAGPYPYVMAVSVDDTGEVSELYSALGMSLPVEAGAGRHWLPESVQFTGTGHERVVLVLSEKPLSVEIVQAAARRAWEAAGGKVETMSTLGVEGEEIHWLLRKP
- a CDS encoding RNA polymerase sigma factor, whose product is MAGPTPPALKAITGGKKDRSEFLRELYTAYGGSVYGRCRYLLKDATKAEDATQEVFARAITHADELRAGSSSLAWLMKIATHLCLNQLRAERAPWRRWFERDARARPEGDGGEQKMEARELVRSLLSRVDLETQAAVVHYWVDGMTLEEVAAILERSVPTVRKRLERFAALTNEELKAP